The following are encoded in a window of Kitasatospora sp. NBC_01250 genomic DNA:
- a CDS encoding metal-dependent transcriptional regulator: protein MSGLIDTTEMYLRTILELEEEGITPMRARIAERLEQSGPTVSQTVGRMERDGLLQVAGDRHLELTEEGRRLAVRVMRKHRIAECLLIDVIGLEWEEVHEEACRWEHVMSETVERKVLAMLGHPTQSPYGNPIPGLDELGDMKAEGEGFDAALVTLDALRPGDDGASVVVRRIGEPIQTDEELMRTLRRAGIRPGATVQVAPAVGGVLVGSGADAAELGKDIAQHVFVAQP, encoded by the coding sequence ATGTCTGGGCTGATCGACACGACTGAGATGTACCTTCGCACCATCCTGGAGCTGGAGGAAGAGGGCATCACCCCGATGCGCGCCCGGATCGCCGAGCGTCTGGAGCAGAGCGGCCCCACGGTCAGCCAGACGGTCGGCCGGATGGAGCGCGACGGCCTGCTCCAGGTCGCCGGGGACCGCCACCTGGAGCTGACCGAGGAGGGCCGCAGGCTCGCCGTGCGGGTGATGCGCAAGCACCGGATCGCCGAGTGCCTGCTGATCGACGTGATCGGCCTGGAGTGGGAGGAGGTCCACGAGGAGGCCTGCCGCTGGGAGCACGTGATGAGCGAGACGGTCGAGCGCAAGGTGCTCGCCATGCTCGGCCACCCCACCCAGTCGCCCTACGGCAACCCGATCCCCGGCCTGGACGAGCTGGGCGACATGAAGGCCGAGGGCGAGGGCTTCGACGCCGCCCTGGTCACCCTGGACGCGCTGCGCCCCGGTGACGACGGCGCCAGCGTGGTGGTGCGCCGGATCGGCGAGCCGATCCAGACCGACGAGGAGCTGATGCGCACCCTGCGCCGGGCCGGGATCCGCCCGGGCGCCACCGTGCAGGTCGCCCCGGCGGTCGGCGGCGTGCTGGTCGGCAGTGGCGCGGACGCGGCCGAGCTGGGCAAGGACATCGCCCAGCACGTCTTCGTGGCGCAGCCGTAG
- a CDS encoding bifunctional DNA primase/polymerase produces MEETPGAPQPGSDGKPISPLLIEAVRYAEDRHWEVVPGTHLIEDDGPARCSCGAPSCPLPGAHPITQDWHRRATSGPGVVRRWWTESPHASIVLPTGRSFDVLDVPEVAGCLALARMERLQLQLGPVASVPATPGQRGRRLLFLVLPGAQAKVPEALRKLGWAPGRLDLTCHGDGGWIVAPPSRIGAYTFAQWARQPSALNRWLPDADELINPLAYACGRDAPAARLAPPQAKVPVTAPPRR; encoded by the coding sequence GTGGAAGAGACCCCAGGAGCCCCGCAGCCGGGCAGTGACGGCAAACCGATCTCCCCGCTGCTGATCGAGGCGGTCAGGTACGCGGAGGACCGGCACTGGGAGGTCGTGCCCGGCACCCACCTGATCGAGGACGACGGCCCGGCCCGCTGCTCGTGCGGAGCGCCCAGCTGCCCGCTGCCGGGCGCGCATCCCATCACCCAGGACTGGCACCGGCGGGCCACCTCGGGCCCCGGCGTGGTGCGCCGCTGGTGGACCGAGAGCCCGCACGCCTCGATCGTGCTGCCCACCGGCCGCTCCTTCGACGTACTGGACGTCCCCGAGGTGGCCGGCTGCCTGGCGCTGGCCCGGATGGAGCGCCTGCAGCTGCAGCTCGGCCCGGTCGCCTCGGTGCCGGCCACGCCGGGGCAGCGCGGGCGGCGGCTGCTCTTCCTGGTGCTGCCCGGTGCCCAGGCCAAGGTGCCCGAGGCACTGCGCAAGCTCGGCTGGGCGCCGGGGCGGCTCGACCTGACCTGCCACGGGGACGGCGGCTGGATCGTCGCACCGCCCTCCCGGATCGGCGCGTACACCTTCGCCCAGTGGGCCCGCCAGCCCTCCGCGCTGAACCGGTGGCTGCCGGACGCGGACGAGTTGATCAACCCGCTCGCCTACGCCTGCGGCCGGGACGCGCCGGCCGCCCGGCTGGCCCCGCCGCAGGCGAAGGTGCCGGTCACCGCGCCACCGCGGCGCTAG
- a CDS encoding transcriptional regulator, with translation MAARPLVARQPNERLQSLIQEASCSNAGLARRVNLCGAEHGLDLRYDKTSVARWLRGQQPRGQAPAVIAEALGRKLGRGVTVDEIGMADGKNLTSGVGLQFAATLSGALEQVCELWRSDVSRRDFLNGASVAASALVEPSRDWLITPPDPVVARSGGPRVGPADVAAIRATTEMLVDLDHRFGSGHVRPVVVHYLNSVVSGLLSGGYREETGRQLFAAVARLTELAGYMAVDTGQPGLAQRYYIQALRLAQAADDRGYGGYVLAASMSHLAATLGNPREIAQLARAAQEGARSVATPTAMAMFYAAEARGHALLGDARSCELVAARAIEAMEQRRPEDDPDWIAHFDAAYLADELAHCYRDLELSKQAERQARIALELHPPTRVRRRAVDLVLLATAQLQQRDIERACETGAQAVRLLNGLRSNRGVEYLDDFRRRLEPFRDHRVVREFQQRADVEAA, from the coding sequence ATGGCCGCGAGACCACTCGTCGCACGACAGCCCAACGAGCGCCTGCAGTCGCTGATCCAGGAGGCGAGCTGCTCCAACGCGGGGCTCGCCCGCCGGGTCAACCTCTGCGGTGCCGAGCACGGGCTCGACCTGCGCTACGACAAGACCTCGGTCGCGCGCTGGCTGCGCGGCCAGCAGCCGCGCGGCCAGGCGCCGGCGGTGATCGCCGAGGCGCTGGGCCGCAAGCTCGGCCGCGGCGTCACGGTGGACGAGATCGGCATGGCCGACGGCAAGAACCTCACCTCGGGCGTCGGCCTGCAGTTCGCCGCCACGCTCAGCGGCGCGCTGGAGCAGGTCTGCGAGCTGTGGCGCAGCGACGTCAGCCGCCGGGACTTCCTCAACGGTGCCTCGGTGGCCGCCTCCGCGTTGGTCGAGCCCAGCCGGGACTGGCTGATCACCCCGCCGGACCCGGTGGTCGCCCGCAGCGGCGGCCCGCGGGTCGGGCCGGCCGACGTCGCGGCGATCCGGGCCACCACCGAGATGCTGGTCGACCTGGACCACCGGTTCGGCAGCGGACACGTCCGCCCGGTGGTGGTGCACTACCTCAACAGCGTGGTGTCCGGGCTGCTCAGCGGCGGCTACCGGGAGGAGACCGGGCGCCAGCTGTTCGCGGCGGTGGCCCGGCTGACCGAGCTGGCCGGCTACATGGCGGTGGACACCGGGCAGCCCGGGCTCGCCCAGCGCTACTACATCCAGGCGCTGCGCCTGGCCCAGGCCGCGGACGACCGCGGCTACGGCGGCTATGTGCTGGCCGCGTCGATGAGTCACCTCGCGGCCACCCTGGGCAACCCCCGGGAGATCGCGCAGCTGGCCCGCGCCGCGCAGGAGGGCGCCCGCTCGGTGGCGACCCCGACCGCGATGGCGATGTTCTACGCCGCCGAGGCGCGCGGCCACGCGCTGCTGGGCGACGCCCGCTCCTGCGAGCTGGTGGCGGCCAGGGCGATCGAGGCGATGGAGCAGCGCCGCCCCGAGGACGACCCGGACTGGATCGCGCACTTCGACGCGGCCTACCTGGCCGACGAGTTGGCGCACTGCTACCGCGACCTGGAGCTGTCCAAGCAGGCCGAGCGGCAGGCCAGGATCGCCCTGGAGCTGCACCCGCCCACCCGGGTGCGGCGCCGCGCGGTGGACCTCGTGCTGCTGGCCACCGCGCAGTTGCAGCAGCGGGACATCGAACGGGCCTGCGAGACCGGGGCCCAGGCGGTGCGGCTGCTCAACGGGCTGCGCTCCAACCGGGGCGTGGAGTACCTGGACGACTTCCGGCGGCGGCTGGAGCCGTTCCGTGACCACCGGGTGGTGCGCGAGTTCCAGCAGCGTGCTGACGTGGAGGCCGCGTGA
- a CDS encoding neprosin family prolyl endopeptidase — translation MRIRQTVIGATTTLAATLGLLATAPAAGAAPLAPAVPLLPHSAAAAATTGPICWFGACYDYVNGRQVTDASGATMRMMVAAPAIKPGDTDSHSLQELALQSGDQKSTVEIGWTVDLGLNGDLRPHLFVYHWVDGAESCYNGCGFVQVSHSAKAGMALPAGSAARFAIQNVGGDWWVFYDDQPVGYFPGSLWQGTYTRAQMISAFGEVAHASGSTCEQMGDGKAGTAHGSGWIDDFHLIGATDRSHLTVTATSPALYDAGRVTPTSFHLGGPGTGPC, via the coding sequence ATGCGCATCCGGCAGACCGTCATCGGCGCCACCACCACTCTCGCGGCCACCCTCGGGCTGCTGGCCACCGCCCCCGCGGCCGGCGCGGCCCCGCTCGCCCCCGCCGTCCCCCTGCTGCCGCACTCGGCCGCGGCGGCGGCCACCACCGGACCGATCTGCTGGTTCGGCGCCTGCTACGACTACGTGAACGGCCGTCAGGTCACCGACGCGAGCGGAGCGACGATGCGGATGATGGTGGCCGCCCCCGCGATCAAGCCGGGCGACACCGACTCGCACTCGCTGCAGGAGCTGGCGCTGCAGTCCGGCGACCAGAAGTCCACCGTGGAGATCGGCTGGACGGTCGACCTCGGGCTCAACGGCGACCTGCGCCCGCACCTGTTCGTCTACCACTGGGTGGACGGCGCGGAGAGCTGCTACAACGGCTGCGGCTTCGTCCAGGTCTCGCACAGCGCGAAGGCGGGCATGGCGCTGCCGGCCGGCTCGGCCGCCCGGTTCGCCATCCAGAACGTCGGCGGCGACTGGTGGGTCTTCTACGACGACCAGCCGGTGGGCTACTTCCCCGGCTCGCTCTGGCAGGGCACGTACACCCGGGCCCAGATGATCAGCGCCTTCGGCGAGGTGGCCCACGCCTCGGGGAGCACCTGCGAGCAGATGGGCGACGGAAAGGCCGGCACCGCGCACGGCTCGGGCTGGATCGACGACTTCCACCTGATCGGCGCCACCGACCGCTCGCACCTGACGGTCACCGCCACCAGCCCGGCGCTCTACGACGCCGGCCGGGTCACGCCGACCTCGTTCCACCTCGGCGGGCCGGGCACCGGCCCCTGCTGA
- a CDS encoding helix-turn-helix domain-containing protein: MSETIDRTDLGRRLLALRTERGLTQRALAEPDYTAAYVSTVESGKVRPSEAALRHLAGRLGVSVEQLVTGRPAHLATELGLRLAEAHQELAAGDPVRAAARYAELAAEAARYDLPEQRAGALTGLGDCALDTGELDQAIEHFQAAEELLRAAPLPQRVPALRGRAVAHLLAGDLRYSCYLLESAIDQLNASGLPDPQALLLLYSAVIAPYLDLGAHRRAARAAELALALAPQVADPALVARLHRSVARTLLAEGRAVEADASLAKAQELYRQLHIRTELAHCHWMRGYLRAQDGDLPAAERELRTARELLSGRQDGRVSLYTQQIDVELADVLHRSGRTAQAAALLADLLGPLHPGRGAVHAGAAHRLLGRIAEEEGDLAAAETHYRTALELLQDAGAVADLADLCRLLGDLLRRVGRPAEALDVYRSGLGHQAAPGTTTLGPAPAVPPG; encoded by the coding sequence ATGAGCGAGACGATCGACCGCACCGACCTCGGCCGGCGCCTGCTGGCGCTGCGCACCGAACGCGGGCTCACCCAGCGGGCGCTGGCCGAGCCCGACTACACCGCCGCCTACGTCTCCACCGTGGAGTCCGGCAAGGTCCGCCCCTCCGAGGCCGCGCTGCGCCACCTCGCGGGCCGGCTCGGGGTCAGCGTCGAGCAGCTGGTCACCGGCCGCCCGGCCCACCTGGCCACCGAACTCGGCCTGCGGCTGGCCGAGGCGCACCAGGAGCTGGCGGCCGGCGACCCGGTGCGGGCCGCGGCCCGGTACGCCGAACTGGCCGCCGAGGCCGCCCGCTACGACCTGCCCGAGCAGCGCGCGGGCGCGCTGACGGGCCTGGGCGACTGCGCGCTCGACACCGGTGAACTCGACCAGGCGATCGAGCACTTCCAGGCCGCCGAGGAGCTGCTGCGCGCGGCCCCGCTGCCGCAGCGGGTGCCCGCCCTGCGGGGCCGCGCGGTCGCCCACCTGCTCGCCGGGGACCTGCGCTACTCCTGCTACCTGCTGGAAAGCGCGATCGACCAGCTCAACGCGAGCGGCCTGCCCGACCCGCAGGCCCTGCTGCTGCTCTACTCGGCCGTGATCGCGCCCTACCTGGACCTGGGCGCCCACCGGCGCGCCGCCCGGGCCGCCGAACTCGCCCTGGCGCTGGCCCCGCAGGTGGCCGACCCCGCCCTGGTGGCCCGGCTGCACCGCTCGGTGGCCCGCACCCTGCTCGCCGAGGGGCGGGCGGTGGAGGCCGACGCCTCGCTCGCCAAGGCCCAGGAGCTCTACCGGCAGCTGCACATCCGCACCGAACTCGCGCACTGCCACTGGATGCGCGGCTACCTGCGCGCCCAGGACGGCGACCTGCCCGCCGCCGAGCGCGAACTGCGCACGGCCCGCGAGCTGCTGAGCGGCCGCCAGGACGGCCGGGTCAGTCTCTACACCCAGCAGATCGACGTCGAACTCGCCGACGTGCTGCACCGGTCGGGCCGCACCGCGCAGGCCGCGGCGCTGCTGGCCGACCTGCTGGGCCCGCTGCACCCGGGGCGCGGCGCGGTGCACGCGGGCGCCGCGCACCGGCTGCTGGGCCGGATCGCCGAGGAGGAGGGCGACCTCGCGGCGGCCGAGACGCACTACCGCACCGCCCTCGAACTGCTTCAGGACGCCGGCGCGGTGGCCGACCTGGCCGACCTGTGCCGGCTGCTGGGCGACCTGCTGCGCCGCGTGGGCCGGCCGGCCGAGGCGCTGGACGTCTACCGCAGCGGCCTGGGCCACCAGGCCGCCCCGGGGACCACCACCCTCGGCCCGGCACCGGCGGTGCCGCCGGGCTAG
- a CDS encoding ABC transporter substrate-binding protein: MSTVVPGRPAARRRRTGGAALAVALLPVLLGTAGCGGPAGAAGDKAELTVMTWAPANTGSADRPGMTALATAIGDSLNSQGGVAGHRLRVLTCNEHNTADGAAACARQAVTGGAVAVIGSYSQYGDAFMPLLETSGIPYIGGYGLSSPEFTSPVSYPVAGGTPALIAGSGRQLVAAGCRTVALIRPDTPAGDTLVGALGAALTPDNVKLTDIRANETSSDFTNQARQAIGTDQPGNCITAALSAVPTLNLLDSLRRQPHQNTRLASVIGSFQQSVVDSTGGDAGPLNGAYATGWYPPEASKVWDPLRAVVRTRDAADLTSIDVSDPGVETTWVAYQVFVQAVQRLDSQPVTGKALRDELDNGQPISTGGATPPLSWAMTNMLASANTPRLVNTSVTFQQVQGGQLVEQQPGFVDVRWVLTGGTPPSGPDTPSPAPS, encoded by the coding sequence ATGAGCACCGTTGTACCCGGGCGACCGGCGGCCCGGCGCCGGCGCACCGGCGGTGCGGCCCTCGCGGTCGCCTTACTCCCCGTGCTCCTGGGCACCGCCGGCTGCGGGGGCCCGGCCGGCGCCGCCGGCGACAAGGCCGAGCTGACGGTGATGACCTGGGCGCCCGCCAACACCGGTTCGGCCGACCGGCCCGGCATGACGGCGCTGGCCACCGCGATCGGCGACTCGCTCAACTCCCAGGGCGGTGTGGCCGGCCACCGGCTGCGGGTGCTCACCTGCAACGAGCACAACACCGCCGACGGCGCCGCCGCCTGCGCCCGGCAGGCCGTGACGGGCGGCGCGGTCGCGGTGATCGGCTCCTACAGCCAGTACGGCGACGCCTTCATGCCGCTGCTGGAGACCAGCGGGATCCCGTACATCGGTGGCTACGGGCTCTCCAGCCCCGAGTTCACCAGCCCGGTCTCCTACCCGGTGGCCGGCGGCACGCCCGCGCTGATCGCCGGCAGCGGCCGGCAGCTGGTGGCGGCCGGCTGCCGCACGGTGGCGCTGATCCGCCCCGACACCCCGGCCGGCGACACCCTGGTCGGCGCGCTGGGCGCGGCCCTGACGCCGGACAACGTCAAGCTGACCGACATCCGGGCCAACGAGACCTCCAGCGACTTCACCAACCAGGCCCGCCAGGCGATCGGCACCGACCAGCCCGGCAACTGCATCACCGCCGCGCTCAGCGCCGTGCCCACCCTCAACCTGCTGGACTCGCTGCGCCGCCAGCCGCACCAGAACACCAGGCTCGCCTCGGTGATCGGCAGCTTCCAGCAGTCCGTGGTGGACTCCACCGGCGGCGACGCGGGCCCGCTCAACGGCGCCTACGCGACCGGCTGGTACCCGCCGGAGGCCTCCAAGGTCTGGGACCCGCTGCGCGCGGTGGTGCGCACCAGGGACGCCGCCGACCTCACCAGCATCGACGTCTCCGACCCCGGGGTGGAGACCACCTGGGTCGCCTACCAGGTCTTCGTCCAGGCCGTGCAGCGCCTGGACAGCCAGCCGGTCACCGGCAAGGCACTGCGCGACGAGCTGGACAACGGCCAGCCGATCAGCACCGGCGGCGCCACCCCGCCGCTCAGCTGGGCGATGACCAACATGCTGGCCAGCGCCAACACCCCGCGCCTGGTGAACACCTCGGTCACCTTCCAGCAGGTCCAGGGCGGGCAACTGGTGGAGCAGCAGCCGGGCTTCGTGGACGTCCGCTGGGTCCTCACCGGCGGCACGCCACCGAGCGGCCCCGACACCCCCTCCCCCGCCCCCTCCTGA
- a CDS encoding SCO4402 family protein produces the protein MPLNDLPWWRWRARLRSALHMLADPAFQQEYWAGGRPGYGDVTDAVYRLVEDSWLDRWSAEKYIGTVVRDATEAALVDAAVLRVLRILHEVGADAPAAAYLGHPGWPEAVAAARAAHELLAVNDGEDPAAPPRSLEVLRILTRIG, from the coding sequence ATGCCGCTCAACGATCTGCCCTGGTGGCGCTGGCGCGCCCGGTTGCGCTCCGCCCTGCACATGCTCGCCGACCCTGCCTTCCAGCAGGAGTACTGGGCCGGTGGCCGCCCCGGCTACGGCGATGTGACCGACGCCGTCTACCGCCTGGTCGAGGACAGCTGGCTGGACCGCTGGTCCGCCGAGAAGTACATAGGCACCGTGGTCCGGGACGCCACCGAGGCGGCCCTGGTGGACGCGGCGGTGCTGCGGGTGCTGCGCATCCTGCACGAGGTGGGTGCCGACGCCCCGGCCGCCGCCTACCTCGGCCACCCGGGCTGGCCGGAGGCGGTGGCCGCCGCCCGCGCCGCGCACGAGCTGCTGGCGGTCAACGACGGCGAGGACCCGGCGGCGCCGCCGCGGTCGCTCGAAGTGCTGAGGATCCTCACCCGGATCGGCTGA
- the purU gene encoding formyltetrahydrofolate deformylase, with protein MVEQRTATEPTQYVLTLSCPDKQGIVHAVSSYLFMTGCNIMDSQQFGDRDTDSGLFFMRVHFSAEAPVTVDGLRASFTAIGASFGMEWEIHPATEKMRVVLMVSKFGHCLNDLLFRTSIGALPIEIVAVVSNHTDFAELTASHGVDFVHIPVTRETKAQAEQQLLDLVEAERVDLVVLARYMQVLSDDLCKALSGRVINIHHSFLPSFKGAKPYHQAHARGVKLIGATAHYVTADLDEGPIIEQEVARVQHDVTPEQLVALGRDVECQALARAVKWHSEHRVLLNGTRTVVFA; from the coding sequence GTGGTGGAGCAGCGGACCGCGACCGAGCCGACCCAGTACGTGCTGACCTTGTCCTGCCCGGACAAGCAGGGGATCGTGCACGCGGTCTCCAGCTACCTGTTCATGACCGGCTGCAACATCATGGACAGCCAGCAGTTCGGCGACCGGGACACCGACAGCGGGCTGTTCTTCATGCGGGTGCACTTCTCCGCCGAGGCGCCGGTGACGGTGGACGGCCTGCGGGCCAGCTTCACCGCGATCGGCGCCTCCTTCGGCATGGAGTGGGAGATCCACCCGGCCACCGAGAAGATGCGCGTGGTGCTGATGGTCAGCAAGTTCGGCCACTGCCTCAACGACCTGCTCTTCCGCACCTCGATCGGCGCGCTGCCGATCGAGATCGTCGCGGTGGTCTCCAACCACACCGACTTCGCCGAGCTGACCGCCTCGCACGGCGTCGACTTCGTGCACATCCCGGTGACCCGGGAGACCAAGGCGCAGGCCGAGCAGCAGCTGCTCGACCTGGTCGAGGCCGAGCGGGTCGACCTGGTGGTGCTCGCCCGCTACATGCAGGTGCTCTCGGACGACCTGTGCAAGGCGCTCAGCGGCCGGGTGATCAACATCCACCACTCCTTCCTGCCGAGCTTCAAGGGCGCCAAGCCCTACCACCAGGCGCACGCCCGGGGCGTGAAGCTGATCGGCGCGACGGCCCACTACGTGACGGCCGACCTGGACGAGGGCCCGATCATCGAGCAGGAGGTGGCCCGGGTGCAGCACGACGTGACGCCCGAGCAGCTGGTCGCGCTCGGCCGGGACGTGGAGTGCCAGGCGCTGGCCCGCGCGGTGAAGTGGCACAGCGAGCACCGGGTGCTGCTGAACGGCACCCGGACCGTCGTCTTCGCCTGA
- a CDS encoding maleylpyruvate isomerase N-terminal domain-containing protein: MLTEQDHEALRALLGAWALRACLPEEGAALERHFARCPDCAEEGERLRRAAARLHTDDPLDQPDGLRQQVLDFCLTRRAAELPVAAWAAPYAAETAKLDALLRDLGPGEWQETAELPWHGGVLRRRPAEVLCHLAAVDGLLAQALGLPDPVTGAEGRVPAQAGPSAGSADPFHALLDRSDRLARTQADAAPQEVRSLWRAQSRAMLRGAEPAAADKCVDYGFAVVPVRDAFLDRAFETWIHGEDVARAVDYPYAAPAPPHLRQMVDLAARMLPVALAGQRQAAYAGTAPAADGSARTLRLVIEGPANGEWLIPLDGAGPQQESGEPAATGDPVAELVIDGVEFCQLAAAHRDPDRLPVGEYGDRAAIREVLAAVPLLSRP; encoded by the coding sequence GTGCTGACGGAGCAGGACCACGAGGCGCTGCGCGCCCTGCTCGGTGCCTGGGCGCTGCGCGCCTGCCTGCCCGAGGAGGGCGCCGCGCTGGAGCGGCACTTCGCCCGGTGCCCGGACTGCGCCGAGGAGGGCGAACGCCTGCGCCGGGCCGCCGCCCGGCTGCACACCGACGACCCGCTGGACCAGCCGGACGGGCTGCGCCAGCAGGTGCTCGACTTCTGCCTGACCCGCCGCGCCGCCGAGCTCCCGGTGGCCGCCTGGGCCGCGCCGTACGCCGCGGAGACCGCCAAACTGGACGCGCTGCTGCGCGACCTGGGCCCCGGCGAGTGGCAGGAAACGGCCGAGCTGCCCTGGCACGGCGGGGTGCTGAGGCGCCGTCCGGCCGAGGTGCTCTGCCACCTGGCCGCCGTGGACGGCCTGCTCGCCCAGGCGCTGGGCCTGCCGGACCCGGTGACCGGCGCCGAGGGCCGGGTGCCGGCGCAGGCCGGCCCGTCCGCCGGCTCCGCCGATCCGTTCCACGCGCTGCTGGACCGCTCCGACCGGCTGGCCCGGACCCAGGCCGACGCCGCCCCGCAGGAGGTGCGCTCGCTCTGGCGGGCGCAGAGCCGGGCGATGCTGCGCGGCGCCGAACCGGCCGCCGCCGACAAGTGCGTGGACTACGGCTTCGCCGTCGTGCCGGTCCGCGACGCCTTCCTCGACCGGGCCTTCGAGACCTGGATCCACGGCGAGGACGTGGCCCGCGCGGTCGACTACCCCTACGCCGCCCCGGCCCCGCCGCACCTGCGGCAGATGGTCGACCTGGCCGCCCGGATGCTGCCGGTGGCGCTGGCCGGGCAGCGGCAGGCGGCCTACGCGGGCACCGCGCCCGCCGCCGACGGCTCGGCGCGCACCCTGCGGCTGGTCATCGAGGGGCCCGCCAACGGCGAGTGGCTGATCCCGCTGGACGGCGCCGGGCCGCAGCAGGAGTCCGGCGAGCCCGCCGCGACGGGCGATCCGGTCGCCGAACTGGTGATCGATGGCGTGGAGTTCTGCCAGCTCGCGGCGGCGCACCGGGACCCGGACCGCCTCCCGGTCGGCGAGTACGGCGACCGGGCGGCGATCCGCGAGGTGCTGGCGGCGGTGCCGCTGCTCTCCCGCCCGTAG
- a CDS encoding sigma-70 family RNA polymerase sigma factor, translating into MTALDWDQQMRSRLARGEESALGELYDQLSPLVHGLAGRILGDEQAAAHLTREVFGHLWEHPEEFDPELRSLRSWVGELTQRRAVERLRRAELGAEEIHDRAAAAQVQYVVAALPPPLRETLETTWLDGRTYQETARRLGISEQAAKQRLRLGLQLLASELEFGS; encoded by the coding sequence ATGACCGCCCTCGACTGGGACCAGCAGATGCGGTCGCGGTTGGCCCGCGGCGAGGAGAGCGCGCTCGGCGAGCTCTACGACCAGCTGTCACCCCTGGTGCACGGCCTGGCCGGACGGATCCTGGGCGACGAACAGGCCGCGGCCCACCTGACCCGCGAGGTCTTCGGCCACCTGTGGGAGCACCCGGAGGAGTTCGACCCCGAGCTGCGCTCGCTGCGCTCCTGGGTGGGCGAACTCACCCAGCGGCGCGCCGTGGAGCGGCTGCGCCGGGCCGAGCTGGGCGCCGAGGAGATCCACGACCGGGCCGCCGCCGCGCAGGTGCAGTACGTGGTGGCCGCGCTGCCACCGCCGCTGCGCGAGACCCTGGAGACGACCTGGCTGGACGGCCGGACCTACCAGGAGACCGCCCGCCGCCTGGGCATCAGCGAGCAGGCCGCCAAGCAGCGCCTTCGCCTTGGCCTGCAACTGCTCGCCTCTGAACTGGAGTTCGGGTCATGA
- a CDS encoding ATP-binding protein, which produces MQVLQVQLAVAADPVEVGRARRWVRAQVLAFGADPGSPFAETLVLVVSELVTNAVVHTGRPAALRLSWPPDPAAPLRVEVSDASGTAPAPRHAAASATNGRGLELVELLCARWGWCPQGSGKLVWCELDRGPLAGGGSAREHGMLTA; this is translated from the coding sequence GTGCAGGTGCTTCAGGTACAGCTCGCGGTGGCCGCCGACCCCGTGGAGGTCGGCCGGGCCCGCCGATGGGTCCGCGCCCAGGTGCTCGCCTTCGGGGCGGACCCCGGGTCGCCGTTCGCCGAGACTCTGGTGCTGGTGGTCTCCGAGCTGGTGACCAACGCGGTGGTGCACACCGGGCGGCCCGCCGCGCTGCGGCTCAGCTGGCCGCCCGACCCGGCGGCACCGCTGCGGGTGGAGGTGTCCGACGCCAGCGGCACCGCGCCGGCTCCCCGGCACGCGGCGGCCTCGGCCACCAACGGCCGCGGGCTGGAACTGGTCGAACTGCTCTGCGCCCGCTGGGGCTGGTGCCCGCAGGGCTCCGGCAAGCTGGTCTGGTGCGAGCTGGACCGCGGCCCGCTGGCCGGTGGCGGGTCGGCCCGCGAGCACGGGATGCTGACGGCCTGA